Proteins from a single region of Chryseobacterium sp. W4I1:
- a CDS encoding DEAD/DEAH box helicase, translating into MKILQAEIRLAVFKKDPFYEITGELEFNDISVPFKNTVIRNEYFVYSRNTFSFVDDPDMLRVIKFFKSNNEILLVHASKYEAFMQNILSSLEERIHINYSYIQPATPVQLEEKEYRNERIIYLRQQGNYIALTPVMKYGQVEVAVYSRKQLFDTDQNGNAFKIDRSDAEEARFTSLIMKQHPDFEGQMDGYDYFYLHKDKFLDENWFLYAFEIWRNEGIIILGFSELKNNKINSHKAKINIQITSGLDWFNAKLKVSFGQKDAALKQLHRAIRNRSKFVQLDDGTLGLLPEEWISRMTEFFRIGEIDAEDLKIPKINFTEVSALFEKDILSSEAQEELSSYSVQFSSVKDVPQINIPEGLNAVLRDYQHDGLNWLNFLDGFNFGGCLADDMGLGKTLQIIAFVLSQREKLGHTTNLVVVPTSLLFNWQEEISKFAPSIKVMTHYGADRLKAWEHLSDYEVVLTSYGMLLSDIRFLKNFRFNYVFLDESQTIKNPNSERYKAARLLQSRNRIVLTGTPIENNTFDLYSQLSFACPGLLGSKQYFKDIYAIPIDKFEYGKRAQELQQKIKPFILRRTKKQVAKELPEKTEMVIYCEMDVEQRKIYDAYEKELREFIAANDDDDLNKNSMHVLTGLTRLRQICNSPVLLKEGYSGDHAVKIEILTEQIQSKSKDHKILVFSQFVEMLDLIKAELEHKNISFEYLTGQTKNRAKAVNNFQENEEVRVFLISLKAGGVGLNLTQADYIYLVDPWWNPAAENQAIDRSYRIGQTKNVIAVRLICSNTVEEKILSLQKRKNELAQNLLQTDGSGIQKLSKHDLLEILESKPL; encoded by the coding sequence TTGAAAATTTTGCAGGCAGAAATCCGGCTGGCTGTATTTAAAAAAGATCCTTTTTATGAAATTACAGGTGAGCTGGAATTTAATGATATTTCTGTTCCTTTTAAAAATACGGTGATAAGGAATGAATATTTTGTGTACAGCCGGAATACTTTCAGTTTTGTAGATGATCCCGACATGTTAAGGGTCATTAAATTTTTTAAAAGCAATAATGAAATTCTGCTTGTTCATGCCTCAAAGTATGAAGCATTTATGCAGAATATTCTTTCTTCACTGGAAGAACGCATCCACATCAATTACAGTTACATACAGCCTGCAACTCCTGTACAGCTTGAGGAGAAAGAATATCGGAACGAACGGATCATTTATTTAAGGCAGCAGGGAAATTATATTGCATTAACCCCGGTTATGAAATACGGTCAGGTAGAAGTTGCCGTCTATTCCAGGAAACAGCTTTTTGATACGGATCAGAACGGAAATGCATTTAAAATCGACAGAAGTGATGCTGAAGAAGCCCGTTTTACATCTCTTATCATGAAGCAGCATCCGGACTTTGAAGGACAAATGGACGGGTATGATTATTTTTACCTGCATAAAGATAAATTCCTGGACGAAAACTGGTTTCTCTATGCTTTTGAAATATGGAGGAATGAAGGAATTATCATATTGGGCTTTAGTGAGCTAAAAAACAATAAAATCAATTCGCACAAAGCAAAAATCAATATTCAGATTACCAGTGGGCTTGATTGGTTCAATGCTAAATTAAAGGTAAGCTTCGGACAGAAAGACGCAGCCTTAAAACAACTTCACCGGGCTATACGGAACAGAAGCAAGTTTGTTCAACTGGATGATGGTACCCTTGGGCTTCTTCCTGAAGAATGGATCAGCAGAATGACAGAATTTTTCAGAATCGGTGAAATTGATGCGGAAGATCTTAAAATTCCTAAGATTAATTTTACTGAAGTATCGGCACTTTTTGAGAAAGATATTTTAAGCTCGGAAGCTCAGGAGGAGCTTTCTTCTTACTCGGTTCAGTTTTCTTCTGTGAAAGATGTTCCCCAAATCAATATCCCTGAAGGATTAAATGCTGTTTTAAGAGATTATCAGCATGACGGACTAAACTGGCTGAACTTTCTGGACGGCTTTAATTTTGGTGGCTGTCTTGCCGATGATATGGGACTTGGAAAAACGCTGCAGATCATTGCATTTGTCCTGTCTCAGCGTGAAAAGCTGGGGCATACCACGAATCTTGTGGTAGTTCCTACTTCTCTGCTTTTCAACTGGCAGGAAGAAATCAGCAAGTTCGCTCCTTCCATAAAAGTGATGACGCATTACGGAGCAGACAGGCTGAAAGCATGGGAGCATTTATCTGACTATGAAGTGGTGCTTACCAGCTATGGAATGCTGCTTTCGGATATCCGTTTCCTGAAGAATTTCCGTTTCAATTATGTTTTCCTTGATGAATCCCAGACGATTAAAAATCCTAATTCGGAAAGGTATAAAGCAGCACGTCTGCTGCAGTCCAGAAACAGGATCGTTCTTACAGGAACTCCTATTGAAAACAATACTTTTGATCTTTACAGTCAGCTATCTTTTGCCTGTCCTGGACTTTTGGGAAGCAAGCAGTATTTTAAAGACATTTACGCCATTCCTATTGATAAGTTTGAATATGGAAAGAGGGCTCAGGAACTTCAGCAGAAGATAAAACCCTTTATTCTCCGCAGAACAAAGAAACAGGTGGCTAAGGAGCTTCCGGAAAAAACGGAAATGGTGATCTATTGCGAAATGGATGTTGAGCAGCGTAAGATCTACGATGCTTATGAAAAGGAACTGCGTGAATTTATCGCTGCCAATGATGACGATGATCTGAATAAAAACAGTATGCATGTTCTGACAGGGCTTACCAGGCTCCGGCAGATCTGTAACTCTCCGGTACTTTTAAAAGAAGGGTATTCCGGCGATCATGCCGTGAAAATAGAAATATTGACGGAACAGATCCAGAGCAAATCTAAAGATCACAAAATATTAGTATTCTCACAGTTTGTAGAGATGCTGGATTTAATTAAAGCAGAGCTTGAACATAAAAACATTTCGTTTGAATATCTTACAGGACAGACGAAAAACAGGGCTAAAGCTGTTAATAATTTCCAGGAGAATGAAGAAGTCCGGGTATTTCTGATCAGTTTAAAAGCTGGAGGTGTGGGACTCAATCTTACACAGGCAGATTATATTTATCTGGTAGATCCGTGGTGGAATCCTGCAGCGGAAAATCAGGCTATTGACCGAAGCTACCGTATCGGGCAAACCAAAAACGTAATTGCTGTCCGCCTGATCTGCTCGAATACTGTGGAAGAAAAGATTTTAAGTCTTCAGAAAAGGAAGAATGAGCTGGCGCAAAACCTGCTTCAGACGGATGGAAGCGGCATTCAGAAACTTTCAAAGCACGATCTGCTGGAAATATTAGAATCCAAACCTTTATAA
- a CDS encoding 3-oxoacyl-ACP synthase III family protein: protein MTSKIIGVGNYIPSETITNLFFDKHHFINKNGESLKEPNDIIARKLKEITGIEERRYASEDQVTSDLGLIAAQRAIENSKIDPETLDYIIFAHNFGDVRFGTIQSDAVPSLASRVKHLLKIKNNFCVAYDVLFGCPGWIEGMIQANAFIKSGIAKRCLVIGAETLSRVVDIHDRDSMIYADGAGAAILELSEDDRGIQSHLSASYTLNEKDYLFFGKSYNNESCPDTKYIKMEGRKIYEFALVNVADAMKKCLEASGYSIDQLDKIIIHQANEKMDEAIVKRFYQLYDLPMPENIMPMVICKLGNSSVATIPTLLTMILDGELPTHEIKEGDVVLFASVGAGMNINSFVYKF, encoded by the coding sequence ATGACAAGCAAGATTATAGGCGTCGGTAATTATATACCGTCGGAAACAATTACAAATTTATTTTTTGACAAGCATCATTTTATTAATAAAAACGGAGAGTCATTAAAGGAACCGAATGATATCATTGCCAGAAAGCTGAAAGAAATTACCGGCATCGAAGAAAGAAGATACGCATCTGAAGATCAGGTGACTTCCGATTTGGGTCTGATTGCAGCACAGAGAGCGATAGAAAACTCAAAAATAGATCCCGAAACGCTGGATTACATCATATTTGCCCATAATTTTGGGGATGTGCGCTTTGGTACTATTCAGTCTGATGCTGTCCCAAGCTTAGCTTCCAGAGTGAAGCATCTTTTAAAGATCAAAAATAACTTTTGTGTAGCGTACGATGTTCTGTTTGGTTGTCCAGGCTGGATAGAAGGAATGATACAGGCTAATGCATTCATTAAATCGGGTATTGCCAAAAGATGCCTGGTGATTGGTGCGGAAACCCTTTCAAGAGTGGTGGACATTCACGACAGAGATAGTATGATCTATGCAGACGGAGCTGGAGCAGCCATTTTGGAACTGAGTGAAGATGACCGTGGAATACAGTCTCACCTGTCAGCATCTTATACATTAAATGAAAAGGATTATCTGTTTTTCGGTAAATCCTACAATAATGAAAGCTGTCCGGATACCAAATACATCAAAATGGAAGGCCGAAAGATCTATGAATTTGCCCTTGTGAATGTGGCTGATGCTATGAAGAAATGCCTTGAGGCCAGCGGATATTCTATAGACCAGCTGGATAAAATTATTATACATCAGGCTAATGAAAAGATGGATGAAGCTATTGTGAAACGTTTTTACCAGCTTTATGATCTGCCAATGCCGGAAAATATTATGCCGATGGTCATCTGTAAACTGGGAAACAGCAGTGTAGCTACTATTCCAACTCTTCTTACGATGATTTTAGACGGAGAACTTCCTACCCATGAAATAAAGGAAGGAGATGTCGTTTTATTTGCTTCTGTGGGAGCTGGGATGAACATCAATTCATTTGTCTATAAATTTTAA
- a CDS encoding SDR family oxidoreductase: MKTIFITGASTGLGKATARLFQSRGWNVIATMRNPKADTELAGLDNVTVLPLDVTNLEQIRSTVKHALDLGPVDIVFNNAGYGLIGPLEALTDEQILKQLDTNLLGVIRVTQAFIPYFREKNKGMFISTTSIGGLIAFPLGSTYHATKWALEGWSESLAFELNKFGIDIKTVSPGGIKTDFVSRSLDLATSPAYEEISNSLFSSMEGMMEAASTPEQIAEVVYEAATDGKKQLRYVAGEDAKALYAQRLELGDELFREQLGKQFI, translated from the coding sequence ATGAAAACAATTTTTATAACAGGCGCTTCAACAGGATTGGGAAAAGCGACTGCACGATTATTCCAAAGCAGAGGTTGGAACGTTATTGCAACAATGAGAAACCCTAAAGCAGATACAGAGCTTGCCGGCTTAGACAATGTAACGGTACTTCCGCTGGATGTAACTAACCTTGAGCAAATCAGGTCGACCGTTAAACATGCACTTGATCTTGGACCTGTAGATATAGTTTTCAATAATGCAGGATACGGTCTAATCGGTCCTTTGGAAGCGTTGACAGATGAGCAGATCTTAAAGCAGCTGGATACGAATTTATTGGGAGTGATCCGTGTAACACAGGCATTTATTCCCTACTTCAGAGAGAAAAATAAAGGAATGTTTATTTCCACTACCTCAATCGGAGGGCTTATTGCATTTCCATTGGGATCTACCTACCATGCTACGAAATGGGCGCTGGAAGGATGGAGTGAGAGTTTGGCCTTTGAACTGAACAAATTTGGAATTGATATCAAGACGGTTTCACCGGGAGGAATTAAGACTGATTTTGTAAGCCGCTCCTTAGATTTGGCAACAAGCCCTGCATATGAAGAAATTTCCAATTCACTTTTTTCCAGTATGGAAGGAATGATGGAAGCGGCTTCTACACCGGAACAGATTGCAGAAGTTGTTTATGAAGCAGCCACAGACGGAAAAAAACAGTTGAGATATGTAGCCGGAGAAGATGCAAAAGCATTATATGCCCAACGTCTTGAATTGGGTGATGAACTATTCAGAGAGCAGCTTGGAAAACAATTTATCTAA
- a CDS encoding AraC family transcriptional regulator has translation MEKKDNTPLKISSISEMHNLLQLPKPLHPLVSLVDNTEMSINKEMLKKSFLMNFYKISYKFSENGKMGYGQGYYDFNEGGMMFTSPGQILSTDGNKEYCGYTLLVHPDFIRSYPLAKSIKKFGFFSYDTNEALHLSDQEKGIITGLLNNIKSELNTAIDEVSQDVIVSYLEVLLNYSNRFYRRQFLTRKSVNSDLLSKMEIILDDYFNREETLNKGLPTVEFLASELNLSPHYLSDMLRNLTGQNAQQHIHEKLIEKAKEYLTATSFSVSEVAYALGFEHPQSFNKLFKKKTDLTPLNYRQSFN, from the coding sequence ATGGAAAAGAAAGATAACACTCCTCTGAAGATTTCGTCCATATCGGAAATGCACAATCTCCTCCAGCTTCCCAAACCGCTTCATCCCTTGGTAAGCCTGGTAGATAATACTGAAATGAGCATTAACAAAGAAATGCTCAAAAAAAGTTTTCTCATGAATTTTTATAAGATCTCTTATAAATTTTCTGAAAATGGGAAGATGGGCTACGGGCAGGGATATTATGATTTTAATGAAGGCGGAATGATGTTTACATCACCGGGACAGATCCTTTCTACAGATGGTAATAAAGAATATTGCGGTTATACGCTTTTGGTGCACCCTGATTTTATCCGAAGCTATCCTTTGGCGAAAAGCATTAAAAAATTCGGGTTCTTTTCTTATGATACCAATGAGGCCCTGCATTTGTCTGACCAGGAAAAAGGAATAATTACCGGACTTCTGAATAATATTAAAAGTGAATTGAACACAGCCATTGATGAGGTAAGTCAGGATGTGATTGTTTCTTATCTTGAAGTTCTGCTGAATTACAGCAACCGTTTTTATAGAAGGCAGTTTCTTACAAGGAAATCGGTCAACAGTGATCTTCTTTCCAAAATGGAAATAATACTGGACGACTATTTCAATAGAGAGGAAACATTAAACAAAGGTCTTCCCACAGTAGAATTTCTAGCTTCAGAGCTTAATCTCTCACCGCATTATTTAAGTGATATGCTTAGGAACCTTACCGGACAGAATGCCCAGCAGCACATTCATGAAAAACTGATTGAAAAGGCGAAAGAATATCTTACCGCAACGAGCTTTTCAGTATCAGAAGTAGCTTATGCCTTAGGATTTGAACATCCGCAATCGTTTAATAAACTGTTCAAGAAGAAAACGGATCTTACACCTTTGAATTATAGGCAATCATTTAATTAA
- a CDS encoding helix-turn-helix domain-containing protein translates to MRKENSTNFLNETDLVENCGMFYTLSLIGDRWKLGILASLFDNKALRYSEIKNRLSNITERMLIKQLKELQNDGLIIRHDYLETPPRVEYSISEKGRTLENVFITLRQWGKENRN, encoded by the coding sequence ATGAGAAAGGAAAATTCAACTAATTTTTTGAATGAAACAGACCTGGTAGAGAACTGTGGAATGTTCTATACCCTGTCACTTATTGGTGACAGGTGGAAATTAGGCATACTGGCTTCCTTATTTGACAATAAAGCTTTGCGGTATTCGGAAATAAAAAACAGGCTTTCCAATATCACGGAAAGAATGCTGATCAAGCAGCTGAAAGAATTGCAAAATGACGGACTCATTATCCGTCATGATTATCTGGAGACCCCTCCGAGAGTTGAATATAGCATCAGTGAAAAAGGACGAACCCTTGAAAATGTATTTATAACGTTAAGGCAGTGGGGTAAAGAAAACAGAAACTAA
- a CDS encoding SDR family NAD(P)-dependent oxidoreductase, with translation MKQKVWLITGVSKGLGREIAKQAAETGDIVIGTVRREKDKTEFENSINAKAFVIDLTDTKQIPSLVNSIAKQYGTIDVLVNNAGFGLFGMIEEFKEDEIIDQFNVNFISVWKLCKSVLPYMREKRQGTIVQLSSRVGIAAGIGNGIYAASKFAIEGMSEALKLEVEPFGIKVLLVEPGALRTDFFGASVKYAENELAVYTERLNNVRENTKSINGRQPGDPMKAAEAIISAVNTGNPVFRLPLTSGTIETLKTKITEFQSCIEVSEAIAKSIDY, from the coding sequence ATGAAACAAAAAGTATGGCTTATTACAGGAGTATCCAAAGGTTTGGGTAGAGAAATAGCTAAACAGGCAGCTGAAACAGGCGATATCGTTATCGGGACCGTGCGCCGGGAAAAAGATAAGACAGAGTTTGAAAACAGCATTAATGCCAAAGCTTTTGTCATTGATCTGACCGATACAAAGCAAATACCATCGCTTGTGAATAGCATTGCCAAACAGTATGGAACAATAGATGTGCTGGTCAACAATGCAGGTTTCGGGCTCTTCGGAATGATTGAAGAGTTTAAAGAAGATGAAATTATTGATCAGTTCAACGTGAATTTTATTTCCGTATGGAAGCTATGCAAATCTGTACTTCCATACATGAGAGAAAAAAGGCAGGGAACCATTGTACAGCTCTCTTCACGGGTAGGAATTGCGGCTGGTATAGGGAACGGAATTTATGCAGCAAGCAAGTTTGCCATTGAAGGGATGAGTGAGGCATTAAAGCTGGAGGTTGAGCCTTTCGGAATAAAAGTATTATTGGTAGAGCCGGGCGCCTTACGAACTGATTTCTTTGGGGCATCCGTTAAATATGCTGAAAATGAATTGGCCGTCTATACAGAAAGATTAAATAATGTAAGGGAAAATACAAAAAGCATCAATGGTAGGCAGCCCGGTGATCCCATGAAAGCTGCAGAAGCTATCATTTCTGCGGTAAATACTGGAAATCCGGTCTTTCGTCTGCCGTTGACATCAGGCACCATAGAAACGCTGAAAACAAAGATCACAGAGTTTCAAAGCTGTATAGAAGTATCTGAAGCTATTGCAAAAAGCATAGATTATTGA
- a CDS encoding DoxX family protein — protein sequence MKISFKTVLYWLCYTGYLYIIFPSAISKIIQKPQMMGSMQSLGFNQSWTIAIGIAETIGVLIVLAGLFRPKFRTLGILVLFPFAIGAFTTHMAHQEYHHYYKSLAMCFLSAILLFMDNRITINLSGNGK from the coding sequence ATGAAAATTTCTTTTAAAACAGTACTTTACTGGCTTTGCTACACAGGATACCTGTATATTATTTTTCCATCTGCTATTTCAAAGATCATCCAAAAGCCTCAAATGATGGGAAGTATGCAGTCGTTGGGGTTTAATCAATCCTGGACAATAGCGATCGGCATTGCTGAAACAATAGGAGTGCTGATTGTTTTGGCAGGATTATTTAGACCAAAGTTTAGAACGTTGGGAATCTTAGTTTTGTTCCCTTTTGCTATCGGGGCATTTACAACGCACATGGCTCACCAGGAATACCATCATTATTACAAGTCGCTGGCGATGTGTTTCCTATCCGCTATCCTTTTATTTATGGACAACAGAATAACCATCAATCTTTCTGGAAATGGGAAATAG
- a CDS encoding sensor histidine kinase codes for MKIIRRISAYWKIQLIGWFLVSFYWGFSAFFTGDFSWKIGIADFILDVFIGITLTHMYKKFAIRKGWNKLNLKKLVPKIAISILILSFLYMFLIVSKLYLVRLFILKGSMISFVVFFKSMELQIFITGTRLMSIWLLAYHLFHYSRLEIATVKENAQLSLRIKEAQLNNLSAQLNPHFFFNSLNNIKFLVLENPDSARRAIDLLSELLRNSLNSNVERLVPLHDEINLVKDYLELEKIRFEERLQIKMVINVEVSKYLILPLSIQSLVENAIKHGIEKRKNGGFIMITIEEENNYINISVQNQGKLSKEIKGSGIGLNNLRERLLLQYNGNAFFKIKESIDETVLATILLPFK; via the coding sequence TTGAAAATAATAAGAAGAATATCGGCCTATTGGAAAATTCAGCTCATTGGGTGGTTTTTAGTTTCCTTTTATTGGGGATTTTCAGCATTTTTTACAGGTGATTTTAGTTGGAAAATAGGGATAGCAGATTTCATATTAGATGTATTTATAGGCATTACATTGACCCATATGTACAAAAAATTTGCGATAAGAAAAGGTTGGAATAAATTAAATCTGAAAAAGTTAGTGCCCAAAATTGCAATCAGTATTTTGATACTTTCTTTTTTATATATGTTTTTGATTGTTAGTAAACTTTATTTGGTACGGCTGTTTATTTTAAAAGGTAGCATGATTTCATTCGTAGTGTTTTTCAAATCTATGGAATTGCAGATTTTTATTACAGGGACCAGATTAATGTCTATTTGGTTATTGGCTTACCACCTGTTTCATTATTCAAGACTTGAAATTGCAACAGTGAAGGAAAATGCACAATTGTCACTTAGAATAAAAGAAGCACAATTAAATAATCTCAGTGCGCAGCTTAACCCGCATTTCTTTTTTAATTCATTGAATAATATAAAATTTCTGGTACTGGAAAACCCAGATTCAGCAAGACGGGCAATTGATCTTTTATCCGAGTTGCTGAGGAATTCCTTAAATAGTAACGTAGAAAGATTAGTACCCTTGCATGATGAAATTAATCTTGTTAAGGATTATCTTGAATTAGAAAAGATACGGTTTGAGGAACGTTTGCAAATAAAAATGGTGATAAATGTAGAGGTTTCAAAATATCTGATCCTGCCATTAAGTATTCAGTCCTTGGTTGAAAATGCAATAAAACATGGAATCGAAAAGAGAAAAAATGGTGGATTTATTATGATAACAATTGAAGAGGAAAACAATTATATCAACATCAGTGTCCAAAATCAAGGGAAACTGAGTAAAGAGATTAAAGGTTCAGGTATTGGATTGAATAATCTCAGAGAGAGGTTGTTGTTACAATATAATGGAAATGCCTTTTTTAAGATTAAAGAGAGCATAGACGAAACAGTTTTGGCAACTATTTTACTCCCATTCAAATGA
- a CDS encoding LytTR family DNA-binding domain-containing protein, translating into MKKIKVIIVDDERLSREELKNTLKGYEDFVLIGEAENADAAKSLIETEIPDLLFLDIQMPEKSGFDLLESLDHVPAVLFITAYDQYAVQAFEVNALDYLMKPIREERFAKAITKIRDSIHQKSSLNNVATKDRKIFIKDGEKRFFIQLDEIYLIESLENYTRLFFQGKKALQRRSLRQWEEMLDENIFFRINRTEIINIEYIQEVKQITGGRLVVKLKTGELLEVSNRQSVKFKNLNKI; encoded by the coding sequence ATGAAAAAAATAAAAGTTATAATTGTAGATGATGAGCGTTTATCACGGGAAGAACTGAAAAATACATTAAAAGGGTATGAAGACTTTGTTCTGATTGGTGAGGCTGAAAATGCTGATGCTGCTAAGAGTTTGATTGAAACAGAAATACCTGACTTGCTTTTTTTAGATATTCAGATGCCTGAGAAATCCGGTTTCGATTTATTGGAGTCTTTAGATCATGTGCCTGCAGTACTTTTTATTACAGCTTATGACCAATATGCCGTACAAGCATTTGAGGTAAATGCATTGGACTATCTCATGAAACCTATACGAGAGGAACGCTTTGCAAAAGCAATTACAAAAATAAGAGATTCTATACATCAGAAATCTTCTTTAAATAATGTGGCAACCAAAGACCGGAAGATTTTTATTAAAGATGGGGAGAAACGATTCTTTATCCAATTAGATGAAATTTATTTAATTGAATCACTTGAAAATTATACCAGACTTTTTTTTCAAGGGAAAAAAGCGCTTCAAAGACGTTCACTTCGTCAATGGGAAGAAATGCTGGATGAAAATATTTTTTTCAGAATAAACAGGACTGAGATTATTAATATTGAATATATCCAAGAAGTAAAACAAATAACTGGAGGCCGGTTAGTGGTAAAACTGAAAACAGGAGAACTGTTGGAAGTTTCAAACCGCCAATCTGTTAAGTTCAAAAATCTAAATAAAATCTAA
- a CDS encoding CocE/NonD family hydrolase: MKIFLNFLILFLAFFYCPAQQTKKAKTEDLTSIYNIQDSVSVRTRDGATLSLIVVRKKGDETPAPVILQSTIYVRDAGRDMVSLKRSVDNGYIGVMAYARGKRFGQGEILPYENDANDTYDVIDWISKQKWSNGSVGMYGGSYNGFTQWAACKNLHPALKTIVPYVAARPGQGLPVENNIFVNPNYEWAFYVGNNKYLDTIAGNDRQRFRKMQNKWWETGVAYKKLDSIDGVPNKWFQRWISHPSFDQYWQKMTPYEKDFAQIKIPVLAFDGYYNDGQSSGLYYLRELQKYSPQTPAYLIIGPYGHFGTQSGGEAILYQYQVDPVALFDINKITYQWFDYILKNGTKPEMLKDRINYQVMGSNEWRSAPSIDKMSNGFLTLYLTDKKSGKFYSLNSQKPAKKSYLAQQVDFANREITNNDYYPEPIIRKEIDTSNGFNFVSEPLEEPLLINGSFLGEIKASINKKDMDIGVTLYELMPNGEYFHLSYFIGRASFSTDITKRKLLKPNEIEAIPFSNTHLVSKQLSKGSRLVISLNVNKNPFSELNYGTGKTVSEETIKDAKEPLQVKWYNDSFVKIPILMN, encoded by the coding sequence ATGAAAATATTCTTGAATTTCCTCATACTATTCCTGGCATTTTTCTATTGTCCGGCCCAACAAACAAAAAAAGCAAAAACGGAAGACTTAACGAGTATTTACAATATTCAGGATAGTGTTTCTGTAAGAACAAGAGATGGAGCAACCTTATCTTTAATAGTAGTGCGTAAAAAAGGAGACGAAACACCTGCACCTGTTATACTTCAGTCAACAATTTATGTTAGGGATGCAGGCAGGGATATGGTATCATTAAAGAGATCTGTAGATAATGGATACATAGGAGTTATGGCCTATGCAAGAGGAAAAAGATTCGGTCAAGGTGAAATACTTCCATATGAGAATGATGCCAATGATACCTATGATGTCATAGATTGGATCAGTAAACAAAAATGGTCTAATGGAAGTGTTGGAATGTATGGAGGAAGTTATAATGGATTTACGCAATGGGCCGCATGTAAAAATCTGCATCCCGCCCTTAAAACAATTGTACCTTATGTAGCGGCCAGACCGGGGCAGGGTTTGCCTGTAGAAAATAATATTTTTGTTAACCCTAATTATGAATGGGCATTCTATGTTGGAAATAATAAATACCTGGACACCATAGCTGGAAATGACAGACAACGTTTTAGAAAAATGCAAAATAAATGGTGGGAAACAGGAGTTGCCTATAAGAAATTAGATAGTATAGACGGTGTACCTAACAAATGGTTTCAGCGATGGATCAGCCATCCTTCTTTTGATCAGTATTGGCAAAAAATGACTCCCTATGAAAAAGATTTTGCACAAATAAAAATACCTGTTTTGGCATTTGACGGGTACTATAATGACGGGCAGAGCTCGGGCTTGTATTATTTGAGAGAACTCCAAAAGTATAGTCCTCAGACACCTGCTTATTTAATTATAGGACCTTATGGGCATTTTGGGACTCAAAGTGGAGGAGAAGCTATTCTGTACCAATATCAGGTAGATCCTGTTGCGTTATTTGATATCAATAAAATCACTTATCAATGGTTTGATTATATTTTAAAGAATGGGACTAAACCTGAAATGTTAAAAGATAGAATTAACTATCAGGTAATGGGTTCCAATGAATGGCGAAGTGCTCCATCTATTGACAAAATGAGTAATGGTTTTTTAACGCTGTATCTAACAGATAAAAAGTCAGGTAAATTCTACTCTTTAAATTCACAAAAACCTGCTAAGAAGAGTTATTTAGCACAGCAGGTAGATTTTGCAAACAGGGAAATAACAAATAATGATTATTACCCGGAACCTATTATCCGAAAGGAGATTGATACATCTAACGGATTTAATTTTGTTAGTGAACCTTTGGAAGAACCCCTGTTAATAAATGGTTCCTTTTTAGGGGAAATTAAGGCCAGCATCAATAAAAAGGATATGGATATCGGAGTAACGTTATATGAATTAATGCCCAATGGGGAATATTTTCATCTGTCTTATTTTATAGGGCGGGCAAGTTTCTCAACGGATATTACAAAAAGAAAATTGCTGAAACCTAATGAAATTGAAGCTATTCCATTCTCCAATACACATTTGGTAAGTAAACAGTTAAGCAAAGGAAGCCGGCTGGTCATCTCTCTGAATGTAAATAAAAATCCGTTTTCTGAACTCAACTACGGAACAGGAAAAACTGTAAGCGAAGAAACCATTAAAGACGCCAAAGAACCCTTACAAGTGAAATGGTACAACGATAGCTTTGTGAAAATTCCGATATTAATGAATTGA